The sequence below is a genomic window from Neodiprion pinetum isolate iyNeoPine1 chromosome 7, iyNeoPine1.2, whole genome shotgun sequence.
ATTTcggttaattattttgtaacCAACCGGAATTTATAGAACTAGATTCTCAAGGCCAAATTTTCATGACCCATATACGAATCGGATTCCGTATATTTTCAcaaactcattttcaaaagCGGTGATAATACGTATCGACCGTACTTCATAGCTACGCTGATCACGTTTAAAGGCCAAGCAGATTTACTTTCTGATGCAAAATAATGCAGCAGTGCGTGATACATTACTGATACTGGATCATCACGGGGATCCCAAACACATTCCaacatgaaaaataacaacgaATTATTCCGACTGACAATTAGATGCACGACTTGGCGTGATGTAACATATCGAACACCACGTAGGAATAAGGTGActattattttccaattttctacGACATCTTCTAATCACCTAGAAAGTTTAAATCATTGTCACTCAAATCAAGCTTCTTCTGATCGGTCAGAAATGGAGATAGCTAATATATTTGCTCCTTGTATTTAAGAACAGCGTGTGATTCATCACGATTGTCTTTATAAATACTCTAGATTTCACCAACCGTAAACATTTTGCAATTTGAGTTAATAACATATGCcaaaacaaatatattttttataaatgaaaaaacgtgggaatgaaaattgatactgTTTCTACGTTCTTGAGTAAGTATTTTGCAATAGTTATTTCATTCGGTCAAAAATCACTGTACCTAACATCGTGTTCAGGCAAAAATAAGGACAGAGTGCTGAAAGTAGTGTGACTCATGAAAAAGAGTACGTGACACAACTTCAAGATACTGATTGCATTGTACAAGAGCATAAAGACTTGACTGTCATCAGACAATTCACAGAAATTCACTTTGCTAtgccgggacaatctcttgaatcttgaaaatcaactgcgcatgcgccaaataatccaatttcattggtcggcgaaatcttcccgcagcgatattcttgtctgcgatgcagaCAGGCCCACGTACACGAAATGTGTacctttgaattttcaaatagcataagcattaaattccgacgggtctttgaagaatcaactttccgacccaataacaaatgcttcccaaacctttccaagttacctcaattatttgagattctagcctcaaaaattcgtaccaactacatcgccgccagaaacagtttgacagctgaaattCGGGATGGCCAGCTTGGGcaaacagccgataaaactcacGCATGTGTATCTAGACAGGGTTATATTTAAGTCAAAGTCTCATCAAAATCGTTTAGTCCTGAAATAAGTACAACAGCGTTTATGCTTCATGACAAGATATGATGAAGTTCAAGCGGAGTCCTAGAAGATGATAATTCGTTCCACCCACTGGTCACATGAGAAGTATTCCTCATAGCGACGTTCTACTGACTCTTAACGATATCAGAGATACGGTTGAACAGCTGAGATACCTCTTCGTCAGGATTTGCTCGGGCAGAGAGCTCGTCGCCAATTTCTAGGTAATTCTTACTTGTCCGTGTTACTGGGCTCCATTTTACTGGTATCAAATCATTGTCAGTCTGAGGTGTTGGATTTCTATTGAAAAGGAATTGAACAAAAGTAAACACAATCACCCAAATCTCGGGAATCTTTATGAAATTGACACTGTACTAGTGTCACTGCAATTATCAAAACTGTACGAGATGTTTACCCAGTTTTTGCGAAATCCGTCCACATTTTGACCATTGCATCGGATAACTTTTGCTCGGTAGAATTTGGTTCGAATTTCAACAGATCGGCGTGCAGCTTCGTATGGAAGAGATATTGGAGTTCGTCAGCGTGTGCAGCGCCTGTACGAGGATTACGATAAGTCAATTGGGTTGAAGAATTCTTACGGTAAGTACAAGCGCTTGAGCAACATCTTCCCGACttgttgaattaatttttttactgctAGTAAATCATtagtgtcgaaaattttgcgaTACCTTTTAGCGGCACCTTGAAGATAAGTTTGCCCATGGATTGAGGATTTTCGCGAGTAAATTTGTACAAGTAGGTCGGTGTCTTTGGTTTCTTCTGCTGATATTCAACTGTCTTCAGGACTCCATTAACGAAGTATAAATCACCATAACATTGGACGTATTCATCCAATGTCTCTCGAGTGACTGATTTATctttgaagtaaaaatttcttatttcacTTGCTACCTCGGATATTTTTGATGGATTTTCAGcgatcaaattttcagtcacTACAACCTCGAAGTTTTTATCCACTGTTTCAAGTGTCTCGTCCACAAATCCTGTAAATGGTTGAAATGCGGTTTCAAACATAGAGAAAAAGAATGTCCCGATAAGAAAAAACTGTACAAGTAACAAACAAATTGGATTTGGTGGAGGGAATTTATTGGGATCAACTAACATCAATGGTTTAAACGGCACatctttttccatttcatgGAAATTTGCTCTGAGTATGATTATCATAAACTAGTTTGATACAATATTTCATCTTACCCATCAAGAAAAACAATCCCTCGTGACTGTTGTATCCGATTATCACCGGTACGTCGATACCCTTCACAGCAAGTTCTTTCGCGTTTTTCGGTAGGAATGGTTGTTCACTTTTGTCATCAATACTCGGCCGAAATGGGAATAAGAAGCGGATTTTATCCTGAGAAACAAGTTAGAGAGGAGTCTTATATTCGTAAATATTCGGGCTGATGACGCCCTACATGAAATAGAAAGTCTATGaatttgtttctaaaaattatCGGCAATAATCAGAGAAACAATCCCAAGTAATTCATGTCAAAcagtcatattttttaattctgtttCTTTCTGATGTGACTGGTTCACCAACCTCTGGAGTCGGAACTTGCAGTTCAGCTTGTATAAGCTGAAGAGCTGGAATCGTGCGCAGATGCTCGACGATCTCGTGAACATCAGTGGTTTCCTTTCCAAGTAGTGCAGCGAGACGATGAGCTGTCTCGACTGACGGAGGAGTAATTACCCAGGGATTCAATATTACACCACTCTGCATGATGGCCTTGTGAAAAAGACCTAGATACAAACAGCGATGGTAAAAACAACTGATAAGGATAGATTTAAGTGGCTGCGGACAGCTGTTTACCTTTGGAAAGTGGGGACACAAGATGGTAATGTACTGATGCACTACCGGCACTTTCACCGAAGATGGTTATGTTGTTAGAGTCACCGCCAAACTGAGAGATGTTCTCCTTCACCCATTTCAAAGCTGCTACTTGATCCTTTAGACCCGCATTTCCCGGCATCACCTCATGATCGAGTTGCAGAAACccttgaatttaattattttcttacagTAATCAAACCAAAGGGAGGAAAACGTCGATTGAACTTACCTAAAACACCGAGTCTATATTGTATCGAAACAAAGACAATGTCGGTCTTCATCAGGTAGTCAGGGCTGTACATGGCCGAGCTCCCGTCACCAATGATGAAAGCTCCTCCGTGAATCCAAACCATCACCGGTCGCGATCCTTGCAACGATGTTGTTGCTACGTTCAGGTATAGGCAGTCTTCTTCACCGACTATTGTCGACGTCATTAAATCGAATTGGATGCACTTCGGCCCCTCTTTTGAAGCATCTCGCACGCCGGTCCATGGTAGTGGAGGTCTAGGATCCTGACAAACCACTCACACGTtcgtaatcaattttttttcacttcagtCGGTGTAGTATGATAGTGTAATTTTACAACTCCCTCACAACATTT
It includes:
- the LOC124223646 gene encoding esterase FE4-like isoform X2 codes for the protein MNGYYVKLFIEMQQVSTVTRRNDGQIEPMSDRMDPRPPLPWTGVRDASKEGPKCIQFDLMTSTIVGEEDCLYLNVATTSLQGSRPVMVWIHGGAFIIGDGSSAMYSPDYLMKTDIVFVSIQYRLGVLGFLQLDHEVMPGNAGLKDQVAALKWVKENISQFGGDSNNITIFGESAGSASVHYHLVSPLSKGLFHKAIMQSGVILNPWVITPPSVETAHRLAALLGKETTDVHEIVEHLRTIPALQLIQAELQVPTPEDKIRFLFPFRPSIDDKSEQPFLPKNAKELAVKGIDVPVIIGYNSHEGLFFLMGFVDETLETVDKNFEVVVTENLIAENPSKISEVASEIRNFYFKDKSVTRETLDEYVQCYGDLYFVNGVLKTVEYQQKKPKTPTYLYKFTRENPQSMGKLIFKVPLKGAAHADELQYLFHTKLHADLLKFEPNSTEQKLSDAMVKMWTDFAKTGNPTPQTDNDLIPVKWSPVTRTSKNYLEIGDELSARANPDEEVSQLFNRISDIVKSQ
- the LOC124223646 gene encoding juvenile hormone esterase-like isoform X1, giving the protein MGGLTVNVKQGWLRGTREKSSVGGSYISFNGIPFAAPPVGNLRFADPRPPLPWTGVRDASKEGPKCIQFDLMTSTIVGEEDCLYLNVATTSLQGSRPVMVWIHGGAFIIGDGSSAMYSPDYLMKTDIVFVSIQYRLGVLGFLQLDHEVMPGNAGLKDQVAALKWVKENISQFGGDSNNITIFGESAGSASVHYHLVSPLSKGLFHKAIMQSGVILNPWVITPPSVETAHRLAALLGKETTDVHEIVEHLRTIPALQLIQAELQVPTPEDKIRFLFPFRPSIDDKSEQPFLPKNAKELAVKGIDVPVIIGYNSHEGLFFLMGFVDETLETVDKNFEVVVTENLIAENPSKISEVASEIRNFYFKDKSVTRETLDEYVQCYGDLYFVNGVLKTVEYQQKKPKTPTYLYKFTRENPQSMGKLIFKVPLKGAAHADELQYLFHTKLHADLLKFEPNSTEQKLSDAMVKMWTDFAKTGNPTPQTDNDLIPVKWSPVTRTSKNYLEIGDELSARANPDEEVSQLFNRISDIVKSQ